From a single Lolium rigidum isolate FL_2022 chromosome 7, APGP_CSIRO_Lrig_0.1, whole genome shotgun sequence genomic region:
- the LOC124673704 gene encoding probable glutamyl endopeptidase, chloroplastic isoform X1, whose amino-acid sequence MLLQSLDKRLCFAYFSSIAASPSSALSHRRLRLLPYRSHATPTRFSAKCAAGSRPGPAAQQDDAAPEYRLPPKEIQEIMDVPPNPSYYVSPRRDRIMFLKRRAMPPLSELAKPDKILAGIRIDPSSNARSRMSFYTGISVHLLMDDGSLGPEKVVHGYPDGAKINFITWSPDGQHMAFTVRYGDEVSNGSNLALWVADAESGQARPLFKSTDIRLNAIFELFVWVDNSTLLVCTVPSSRVDSPKKPLIPFGPRIRSNEQKNVIRMRATKEMLKDLHEEELFNYYATSQLVLISLDGIVMPVASPAIYVSLNPSPDEKYLMLTSVHQPYSSIVSYKRFPRKVELWTVDGRFIREVCDLPLAENIPIAPNSVRKGKRLIRWRPDMPSTFYWVEAQDGGDANVEVSPRDIVYMEPAEPLNGEKPQVLVKLDLRYGKISWCYGLHALVYEYWHKTRRTRTWVISPDCKEFSPRLLFDRSSEDAYSSPGSPMMCRTRAGTLVIAKIKTSEETYILMKGLGATPKGSVPFLDLLNITTGTKERIWESGKEKYYESVLALMSYCPECEIQLNQLKLLISKESRSEATQYYLSIWPDKTEVQLTSYPHPYPQLASLQKEIIRYKREDGVKLTATLYMPPGYNPSKDGPLPCLIWSYPGEFKSREAAGQVRRSPNKFARINNNFPLLWLARGFVILADPTIPIIGEGDQEANDRYIEQLIASAEAAVNEVVRRGVAHRDKIAVGGHSYGAFMTANLLAHAPHLFCCGIARSGAYNRTLTPFGFQKEVRTLWEATDTYIKMSPFILANKIKKPILLFHGEEDSKVTTAMQSTQFYDALKRHGAPCRLVILPFEGHRYTARESIMHVIWETDRWLQKYCASN is encoded by the exons ATGCTGCTTCAGAGCTTAGACAAGCGCCTATGCTTCGCCTATTTCAGTTCCATAGCCGCATCACCTTCCTCCGCTCTGTCCCATCGGCGCCTGCGCCTCCTACCCTACCGGAGCCATGCCACGCCCACCAGGTTCTCGGCGAAATGCGCCGCCGGTTCTCGGCCCGGCCCTGCTGCGCAGCAAGACGACGCAG CGCCGGAATATCGCCTCCCTCCAAAGGAAATCCAGGAAATCATGGACGTGCCACCGAATCCAAGTTACTATGTCTCCCCTCGCCGAGATAGGATCATGTTCCTGAaacgtagagctatgcctccattGTCCGAGCTTGCAAAGCCTGATAAAATACTCGCTGGTATTCGGATCGATCCCAGTTCTAACGCAAGGAGTCGAAT GTCCTTTTATACTGGGATTAGTGTCCATCTGCTGATGGATGATGGAAGTTTGGGTCCAGAGAAAGTGGTCCATGGGTACCCAGATGGTGCAAAGATTAATTTCATAACATG GTCACCAGATGGTCAGCACATGGCCTTCACTGTGCGCTATGGAGATGAG GTGAGCAATGGTAGCAATTTAGCATTGTGGGTCGCTGATGCTGAATCTGGACAAGCTCGTCCACTTTTCAAATCAACAGACATAAGACTGAATGCTATTTTTGAGCT ATTTGTCTGGGTGGATAATTCCACTCTGTTGGTTTGCACTGTTCCTTCATCACGTGTCGATTCACCAAAGAAGCCATTGATTCCTTTTGGTCCAAGGATTCGTTCCAATGAGCAGAAAAATGTAATCCGGATGAGAGCCACGAAAGAAATGTTGAAAGATTTGCATGAGGAAGAATTGTTCAATTACTATGCAACCTCTCAGTTAGTACTGATCTCGTTGGATGGGATAGTGATGCCAGTAGCCTCCCCTGCTATATATGTTTCTCTTAATCCTTCACCAGATGAGAAGTACTTGATGCTCACCTCTGTTCACCAGCCATATTCTTCTATAGTCTCCTATAAAAGGTTCCCGAGGAAGGTTGAGTTGTGGACAGTTGATGGTAGATTTATCCGTGAAGTTTGTGATCTACCCCTTGCTGAGAATATTCCAATTGCACCTAACAGCGTCCGTAAGGGAAAACGTTTAATCAGGTGGAGGCCTGACATGCCTTCAACATTTTATTG GGTGGAGGCACAAGATGGAGGAGATGCAAATGTTGAAGTCTCACCACGTGATATAGTTTACATGGAACCTGCTGAGCCTTTAAATGGCGAGAAACCTCAAGTTCTAGTTAAACTTGACCTTCGGTATGG AAAGATCTCTTGGTGCTatggattgcatgcactggtctaTGAATATTGGCACAAGACACGCAGAACAagaacatgggttatctctcctGACTGCAAAGAGTTTAGCCCACGATTATTATTCGATAGATCTTCCGAAGATGCCTACTCAAGTCCAGGTTCTCCAATGATGTGCAGAACTCGTGCAGGCACCCtcgtcattgcaaaaattaagacaAGTGAAGAGACCTACATCTTAATGAAGGGACTGGGTGCCACGCCAAAAGGAAGCGTCCCTTTCCTTGATCTCTTGAATAT aactacGGGAACGAAAGAGCGGATATGGGAAAGTGGCAAAGAGAAGTACTATGAATCTGTTCTTGCACTGATGTCATATTGTCCCGAATGTGAAATCCAGCTAAATCAACTAAAATTACTTATATCAAAAGAGTCAAGAAGTGAAGCTACCCAATATTATCTTAGTATTTGGCCAGATAAGACGGAAGTCCAGTTAACAAGTTACCCCCATCCATATCCTCAGCTGGCATCGTTGCAGAAAGAAATAATCAGGTACAAGCGGGAAGATGGCGTTAAACTTACTGCTACATTATATATGCCTCCAGGCTATAATCCATCAAAAGATGGGCCTCTTCCATGCTTGATTTGGTCTTATCCTGGAGAGTTTAAAAGCAGAGAGGCTGCTGGGCAAGTTCGCCGTTCACCCAATAAATTTGCACGCATTAACAACAATTTTCCTCTTCTTTGGTTAGCTAGAGG GTTTGTTATTTTGGCTGACCCGACAATCCCCATAATTGGTGAAGGAGACCAAGAGGCGAATGATAG GTACATCGAGCAGCTAATTGCTAGTGCGGAAGCAGCAGTAAATGAAGTTGTAAGAAGAGGG GTTGCTCACCGTGACAAAATCGCTGTGGGTGGTCATTCATACGGTGCATTTATGACTGCTAACCTCTTGGCACATGCACCTCACCTTTTCTGCTGTGGAATCGCACGTTCGGGAGCCTACAACAGGACACTTACTCCATTTGGCTTTCAG AAAGAGGTGAGGACGCTCTGGGAGGCTACCGATACCTATATTAAGATGAGCCCCTTCATTTTAGCTAACAAAATCAAGAAACCAATTCTACTGTTTCACGGAGAAGAAGACAGCAAAGTAACAACAGCAATGCAG TCAACTCAATTTTACGATGCTTTGAAAAGGCATGGAGCGCCATGCCGCCTGGTGATTCTCCCATTCGAGGGTCACCGATACACtgcaagggagagcattatgcatGTAATTTGGGAGACTGATAGGTGGCTGCAGAAATATTGTGCAAGTAATTAA
- the LOC124673704 gene encoding probable glutamyl endopeptidase, chloroplastic isoform X3, producing MLLQSLDKRLCFAYFSSIAASPSSALSHRRLRLLPYRSHATPTRFSAKCAAGSRPGPAAQQDDAAPEYRLPPKEIQEIMDVPPNPSYYVSPRRDRIMFLKRRAMPPLSELAKPDKILAGIRIDPSSNARSRMSFYTGISVHLLMDDGSLGPEKVVHGYPDGAKINFITWSPDGQHMAFTVRYGDEVSNGSNLALWVADAESGQARPLFKSTDIRLNAIFELFVWVDNSTLLVCTVPSSRVDSPKKPLIPFGPRIRSNEQKNVIRMRATKEMLKDLHEEELFNYYATSQLVLISLDGIVMPVASPAIYVSLNPSPDEKYLMLTSVHQPYSSIVSYKRFPRKVELWTVDGRFIREVCDLPLAENIPIAPNSVRKGKRLIRWRPDMPSTFYWVEAQDGGDANVEVSPRDIVYMEPAEPLNGEKPQVLVKLDLRYGKISWCYGLHALVYEYWHKTRRTRTWVISPDCKEFSPRLLFDRSSEDAYSSPGSPMMCRTRAGTLVIAKIKTSEETYILMKGLGATPKGSVPFLDLLNITTGTKERIWESGKEKYYESVLALMSYCPECEIQLNQLKLLISKESRSEATQYYLSIWPDKTEVQLTSYPHPYPQLASLQKEIIRYKREDGVKLTATLYMPPGYNPSKDGPLPCLIWSYPGEFKSREAAGQVRRSPNKFARINNNFPLLWLARGFVILADPTIPIIGEGDQEANDRYIEQLIASAEAAVNEVVRRGVAHRDKIAVGGHSYGAFMTANLLAHAPHLFCCGIARSGAYNRTLTPFGFQMDSPRHHSTIHFQVDLSLLMFPCVLLAERGEDALGGYRYLY from the exons ATGCTGCTTCAGAGCTTAGACAAGCGCCTATGCTTCGCCTATTTCAGTTCCATAGCCGCATCACCTTCCTCCGCTCTGTCCCATCGGCGCCTGCGCCTCCTACCCTACCGGAGCCATGCCACGCCCACCAGGTTCTCGGCGAAATGCGCCGCCGGTTCTCGGCCCGGCCCTGCTGCGCAGCAAGACGACGCAG CGCCGGAATATCGCCTCCCTCCAAAGGAAATCCAGGAAATCATGGACGTGCCACCGAATCCAAGTTACTATGTCTCCCCTCGCCGAGATAGGATCATGTTCCTGAaacgtagagctatgcctccattGTCCGAGCTTGCAAAGCCTGATAAAATACTCGCTGGTATTCGGATCGATCCCAGTTCTAACGCAAGGAGTCGAAT GTCCTTTTATACTGGGATTAGTGTCCATCTGCTGATGGATGATGGAAGTTTGGGTCCAGAGAAAGTGGTCCATGGGTACCCAGATGGTGCAAAGATTAATTTCATAACATG GTCACCAGATGGTCAGCACATGGCCTTCACTGTGCGCTATGGAGATGAG GTGAGCAATGGTAGCAATTTAGCATTGTGGGTCGCTGATGCTGAATCTGGACAAGCTCGTCCACTTTTCAAATCAACAGACATAAGACTGAATGCTATTTTTGAGCT ATTTGTCTGGGTGGATAATTCCACTCTGTTGGTTTGCACTGTTCCTTCATCACGTGTCGATTCACCAAAGAAGCCATTGATTCCTTTTGGTCCAAGGATTCGTTCCAATGAGCAGAAAAATGTAATCCGGATGAGAGCCACGAAAGAAATGTTGAAAGATTTGCATGAGGAAGAATTGTTCAATTACTATGCAACCTCTCAGTTAGTACTGATCTCGTTGGATGGGATAGTGATGCCAGTAGCCTCCCCTGCTATATATGTTTCTCTTAATCCTTCACCAGATGAGAAGTACTTGATGCTCACCTCTGTTCACCAGCCATATTCTTCTATAGTCTCCTATAAAAGGTTCCCGAGGAAGGTTGAGTTGTGGACAGTTGATGGTAGATTTATCCGTGAAGTTTGTGATCTACCCCTTGCTGAGAATATTCCAATTGCACCTAACAGCGTCCGTAAGGGAAAACGTTTAATCAGGTGGAGGCCTGACATGCCTTCAACATTTTATTG GGTGGAGGCACAAGATGGAGGAGATGCAAATGTTGAAGTCTCACCACGTGATATAGTTTACATGGAACCTGCTGAGCCTTTAAATGGCGAGAAACCTCAAGTTCTAGTTAAACTTGACCTTCGGTATGG AAAGATCTCTTGGTGCTatggattgcatgcactggtctaTGAATATTGGCACAAGACACGCAGAACAagaacatgggttatctctcctGACTGCAAAGAGTTTAGCCCACGATTATTATTCGATAGATCTTCCGAAGATGCCTACTCAAGTCCAGGTTCTCCAATGATGTGCAGAACTCGTGCAGGCACCCtcgtcattgcaaaaattaagacaAGTGAAGAGACCTACATCTTAATGAAGGGACTGGGTGCCACGCCAAAAGGAAGCGTCCCTTTCCTTGATCTCTTGAATAT aactacGGGAACGAAAGAGCGGATATGGGAAAGTGGCAAAGAGAAGTACTATGAATCTGTTCTTGCACTGATGTCATATTGTCCCGAATGTGAAATCCAGCTAAATCAACTAAAATTACTTATATCAAAAGAGTCAAGAAGTGAAGCTACCCAATATTATCTTAGTATTTGGCCAGATAAGACGGAAGTCCAGTTAACAAGTTACCCCCATCCATATCCTCAGCTGGCATCGTTGCAGAAAGAAATAATCAGGTACAAGCGGGAAGATGGCGTTAAACTTACTGCTACATTATATATGCCTCCAGGCTATAATCCATCAAAAGATGGGCCTCTTCCATGCTTGATTTGGTCTTATCCTGGAGAGTTTAAAAGCAGAGAGGCTGCTGGGCAAGTTCGCCGTTCACCCAATAAATTTGCACGCATTAACAACAATTTTCCTCTTCTTTGGTTAGCTAGAGG GTTTGTTATTTTGGCTGACCCGACAATCCCCATAATTGGTGAAGGAGACCAAGAGGCGAATGATAG GTACATCGAGCAGCTAATTGCTAGTGCGGAAGCAGCAGTAAATGAAGTTGTAAGAAGAGGG GTTGCTCACCGTGACAAAATCGCTGTGGGTGGTCATTCATACGGTGCATTTATGACTGCTAACCTCTTGGCACATGCACCTCACCTTTTCTGCTGTGGAATCGCACGTTCGGGAGCCTACAACAGGACACTTACTCCATTTGGCTTTCAG ATGGATTCGCCTAGACACCACAGCACAATACACTTTCaggtggacttgtctttgttgATGTTTCCATGTGTTCTGCTTGCAGAAAGAGGTGAGGACGCTCTGGGAGGCTACCGATACCTATATTAA
- the LOC124673704 gene encoding probable glutamyl endopeptidase, chloroplastic isoform X2 has protein sequence MLLQSLDKRLCFAYFSSIAASPSSALSHRRLRLLPYRSHATPTRFSAKCAAGSRPGPAAQQDDAAPEYRLPPKEIQEIMDVPPNPSYYVSPRRDRIMFLKRRAMPPLSELAKPDKILAGIRIDPSSNARSRMSFYTGISVHLLMDDGSLGPEKVVHGYPDGAKINFITWSPDGQHMAFTVRYGDEVSNGSNLALWVADAESGQARPLFKSTDIRLNAIFELFVWVDNSTLLVCTVPSSRVDSPKKPLIPFGPRIRSNEQKNVIRMRATKEMLKDLHEEELFNYYATSQLVLISLDGIVMPVASPAIYVSLNPSPDEKYLMLTSVHQPYSSIVSYKRFPRKVELWTVDGRFIREVCDLPLAENIPIAPNSVRKGKRLIRWRPDMPSTFYWVEAQDGGDANVEVSPRDIVYMEPAEPLNGEKPQVLVKLDLRYGKISWCYGLHALVYEYWHKTRRTRTWVISPDCKEFSPRLLFDRSSEDAYSSPGSPMMCRTRAGTLVIAKIKTSEETYILMKGLGATPKGSVPFLDLLNITTGTKERIWESGKEKYYESVLALMSYCPECEIQLNQLKLLISKESRSEATQYYLSIWPDKTEVQLTSYPHPYPQLASLQKEIIRYKREDGVKLTATLYMPPGYNPSKDGPLPCLIWSYPGEFKSREAAGFVILADPTIPIIGEGDQEANDRYIEQLIASAEAAVNEVVRRGVAHRDKIAVGGHSYGAFMTANLLAHAPHLFCCGIARSGAYNRTLTPFGFQKEVRTLWEATDTYIKMSPFILANKIKKPILLFHGEEDSKVTTAMQSTQFYDALKRHGAPCRLVILPFEGHRYTARESIMHVIWETDRWLQKYCASN, from the exons ATGCTGCTTCAGAGCTTAGACAAGCGCCTATGCTTCGCCTATTTCAGTTCCATAGCCGCATCACCTTCCTCCGCTCTGTCCCATCGGCGCCTGCGCCTCCTACCCTACCGGAGCCATGCCACGCCCACCAGGTTCTCGGCGAAATGCGCCGCCGGTTCTCGGCCCGGCCCTGCTGCGCAGCAAGACGACGCAG CGCCGGAATATCGCCTCCCTCCAAAGGAAATCCAGGAAATCATGGACGTGCCACCGAATCCAAGTTACTATGTCTCCCCTCGCCGAGATAGGATCATGTTCCTGAaacgtagagctatgcctccattGTCCGAGCTTGCAAAGCCTGATAAAATACTCGCTGGTATTCGGATCGATCCCAGTTCTAACGCAAGGAGTCGAAT GTCCTTTTATACTGGGATTAGTGTCCATCTGCTGATGGATGATGGAAGTTTGGGTCCAGAGAAAGTGGTCCATGGGTACCCAGATGGTGCAAAGATTAATTTCATAACATG GTCACCAGATGGTCAGCACATGGCCTTCACTGTGCGCTATGGAGATGAG GTGAGCAATGGTAGCAATTTAGCATTGTGGGTCGCTGATGCTGAATCTGGACAAGCTCGTCCACTTTTCAAATCAACAGACATAAGACTGAATGCTATTTTTGAGCT ATTTGTCTGGGTGGATAATTCCACTCTGTTGGTTTGCACTGTTCCTTCATCACGTGTCGATTCACCAAAGAAGCCATTGATTCCTTTTGGTCCAAGGATTCGTTCCAATGAGCAGAAAAATGTAATCCGGATGAGAGCCACGAAAGAAATGTTGAAAGATTTGCATGAGGAAGAATTGTTCAATTACTATGCAACCTCTCAGTTAGTACTGATCTCGTTGGATGGGATAGTGATGCCAGTAGCCTCCCCTGCTATATATGTTTCTCTTAATCCTTCACCAGATGAGAAGTACTTGATGCTCACCTCTGTTCACCAGCCATATTCTTCTATAGTCTCCTATAAAAGGTTCCCGAGGAAGGTTGAGTTGTGGACAGTTGATGGTAGATTTATCCGTGAAGTTTGTGATCTACCCCTTGCTGAGAATATTCCAATTGCACCTAACAGCGTCCGTAAGGGAAAACGTTTAATCAGGTGGAGGCCTGACATGCCTTCAACATTTTATTG GGTGGAGGCACAAGATGGAGGAGATGCAAATGTTGAAGTCTCACCACGTGATATAGTTTACATGGAACCTGCTGAGCCTTTAAATGGCGAGAAACCTCAAGTTCTAGTTAAACTTGACCTTCGGTATGG AAAGATCTCTTGGTGCTatggattgcatgcactggtctaTGAATATTGGCACAAGACACGCAGAACAagaacatgggttatctctcctGACTGCAAAGAGTTTAGCCCACGATTATTATTCGATAGATCTTCCGAAGATGCCTACTCAAGTCCAGGTTCTCCAATGATGTGCAGAACTCGTGCAGGCACCCtcgtcattgcaaaaattaagacaAGTGAAGAGACCTACATCTTAATGAAGGGACTGGGTGCCACGCCAAAAGGAAGCGTCCCTTTCCTTGATCTCTTGAATAT aactacGGGAACGAAAGAGCGGATATGGGAAAGTGGCAAAGAGAAGTACTATGAATCTGTTCTTGCACTGATGTCATATTGTCCCGAATGTGAAATCCAGCTAAATCAACTAAAATTACTTATATCAAAAGAGTCAAGAAGTGAAGCTACCCAATATTATCTTAGTATTTGGCCAGATAAGACGGAAGTCCAGTTAACAAGTTACCCCCATCCATATCCTCAGCTGGCATCGTTGCAGAAAGAAATAATCAGGTACAAGCGGGAAGATGGCGTTAAACTTACTGCTACATTATATATGCCTCCAGGCTATAATCCATCAAAAGATGGGCCTCTTCCATGCTTGATTTGGTCTTATCCTGGAGAGTTTAAAAGCAGAGAGGCTGCTGG GTTTGTTATTTTGGCTGACCCGACAATCCCCATAATTGGTGAAGGAGACCAAGAGGCGAATGATAG GTACATCGAGCAGCTAATTGCTAGTGCGGAAGCAGCAGTAAATGAAGTTGTAAGAAGAGGG GTTGCTCACCGTGACAAAATCGCTGTGGGTGGTCATTCATACGGTGCATTTATGACTGCTAACCTCTTGGCACATGCACCTCACCTTTTCTGCTGTGGAATCGCACGTTCGGGAGCCTACAACAGGACACTTACTCCATTTGGCTTTCAG AAAGAGGTGAGGACGCTCTGGGAGGCTACCGATACCTATATTAAGATGAGCCCCTTCATTTTAGCTAACAAAATCAAGAAACCAATTCTACTGTTTCACGGAGAAGAAGACAGCAAAGTAACAACAGCAATGCAG TCAACTCAATTTTACGATGCTTTGAAAAGGCATGGAGCGCCATGCCGCCTGGTGATTCTCCCATTCGAGGGTCACCGATACACtgcaagggagagcattatgcatGTAATTTGGGAGACTGATAGGTGGCTGCAGAAATATTGTGCAAGTAATTAA
- the LOC124673704 gene encoding probable glutamyl endopeptidase, chloroplastic isoform X4: MMRLSAAPEYRLPPKEIQEIMDVPPNPSYYVSPRRDRIMFLKRRAMPPLSELAKPDKILAGIRIDPSSNARSRMSFYTGISVHLLMDDGSLGPEKVVHGYPDGAKINFITWSPDGQHMAFTVRYGDEVSNGSNLALWVADAESGQARPLFKSTDIRLNAIFELFVWVDNSTLLVCTVPSSRVDSPKKPLIPFGPRIRSNEQKNVIRMRATKEMLKDLHEEELFNYYATSQLVLISLDGIVMPVASPAIYVSLNPSPDEKYLMLTSVHQPYSSIVSYKRFPRKVELWTVDGRFIREVCDLPLAENIPIAPNSVRKGKRLIRWRPDMPSTFYWVEAQDGGDANVEVSPRDIVYMEPAEPLNGEKPQVLVKLDLRYGKISWCYGLHALVYEYWHKTRRTRTWVISPDCKEFSPRLLFDRSSEDAYSSPGSPMMCRTRAGTLVIAKIKTSEETYILMKGLGATPKGSVPFLDLLNITTGTKERIWESGKEKYYESVLALMSYCPECEIQLNQLKLLISKESRSEATQYYLSIWPDKTEVQLTSYPHPYPQLASLQKEIIRYKREDGVKLTATLYMPPGYNPSKDGPLPCLIWSYPGEFKSREAAGQVRRSPNKFARINNNFPLLWLARGFVILADPTIPIIGEGDQEANDRYIEQLIASAEAAVNEVVRRGVAHRDKIAVGGHSYGAFMTANLLAHAPHLFCCGIARSGAYNRTLTPFGFQKEVRTLWEATDTYIKMSPFILANKIKKPILLFHGEEDSKVTTAMQSTQFYDALKRHGAPCRLVILPFEGHRYTARESIMHVIWETDRWLQKYCASN, translated from the exons ATGATGCGTCTATCTGCAGCGCCGGAATATCGCCTCCCTCCAAAGGAAATCCAGGAAATCATGGACGTGCCACCGAATCCAAGTTACTATGTCTCCCCTCGCCGAGATAGGATCATGTTCCTGAaacgtagagctatgcctccattGTCCGAGCTTGCAAAGCCTGATAAAATACTCGCTGGTATTCGGATCGATCCCAGTTCTAACGCAAGGAGTCGAAT GTCCTTTTATACTGGGATTAGTGTCCATCTGCTGATGGATGATGGAAGTTTGGGTCCAGAGAAAGTGGTCCATGGGTACCCAGATGGTGCAAAGATTAATTTCATAACATG GTCACCAGATGGTCAGCACATGGCCTTCACTGTGCGCTATGGAGATGAG GTGAGCAATGGTAGCAATTTAGCATTGTGGGTCGCTGATGCTGAATCTGGACAAGCTCGTCCACTTTTCAAATCAACAGACATAAGACTGAATGCTATTTTTGAGCT ATTTGTCTGGGTGGATAATTCCACTCTGTTGGTTTGCACTGTTCCTTCATCACGTGTCGATTCACCAAAGAAGCCATTGATTCCTTTTGGTCCAAGGATTCGTTCCAATGAGCAGAAAAATGTAATCCGGATGAGAGCCACGAAAGAAATGTTGAAAGATTTGCATGAGGAAGAATTGTTCAATTACTATGCAACCTCTCAGTTAGTACTGATCTCGTTGGATGGGATAGTGATGCCAGTAGCCTCCCCTGCTATATATGTTTCTCTTAATCCTTCACCAGATGAGAAGTACTTGATGCTCACCTCTGTTCACCAGCCATATTCTTCTATAGTCTCCTATAAAAGGTTCCCGAGGAAGGTTGAGTTGTGGACAGTTGATGGTAGATTTATCCGTGAAGTTTGTGATCTACCCCTTGCTGAGAATATTCCAATTGCACCTAACAGCGTCCGTAAGGGAAAACGTTTAATCAGGTGGAGGCCTGACATGCCTTCAACATTTTATTG GGTGGAGGCACAAGATGGAGGAGATGCAAATGTTGAAGTCTCACCACGTGATATAGTTTACATGGAACCTGCTGAGCCTTTAAATGGCGAGAAACCTCAAGTTCTAGTTAAACTTGACCTTCGGTATGG AAAGATCTCTTGGTGCTatggattgcatgcactggtctaTGAATATTGGCACAAGACACGCAGAACAagaacatgggttatctctcctGACTGCAAAGAGTTTAGCCCACGATTATTATTCGATAGATCTTCCGAAGATGCCTACTCAAGTCCAGGTTCTCCAATGATGTGCAGAACTCGTGCAGGCACCCtcgtcattgcaaaaattaagacaAGTGAAGAGACCTACATCTTAATGAAGGGACTGGGTGCCACGCCAAAAGGAAGCGTCCCTTTCCTTGATCTCTTGAATAT aactacGGGAACGAAAGAGCGGATATGGGAAAGTGGCAAAGAGAAGTACTATGAATCTGTTCTTGCACTGATGTCATATTGTCCCGAATGTGAAATCCAGCTAAATCAACTAAAATTACTTATATCAAAAGAGTCAAGAAGTGAAGCTACCCAATATTATCTTAGTATTTGGCCAGATAAGACGGAAGTCCAGTTAACAAGTTACCCCCATCCATATCCTCAGCTGGCATCGTTGCAGAAAGAAATAATCAGGTACAAGCGGGAAGATGGCGTTAAACTTACTGCTACATTATATATGCCTCCAGGCTATAATCCATCAAAAGATGGGCCTCTTCCATGCTTGATTTGGTCTTATCCTGGAGAGTTTAAAAGCAGAGAGGCTGCTGGGCAAGTTCGCCGTTCACCCAATAAATTTGCACGCATTAACAACAATTTTCCTCTTCTTTGGTTAGCTAGAGG GTTTGTTATTTTGGCTGACCCGACAATCCCCATAATTGGTGAAGGAGACCAAGAGGCGAATGATAG GTACATCGAGCAGCTAATTGCTAGTGCGGAAGCAGCAGTAAATGAAGTTGTAAGAAGAGGG GTTGCTCACCGTGACAAAATCGCTGTGGGTGGTCATTCATACGGTGCATTTATGACTGCTAACCTCTTGGCACATGCACCTCACCTTTTCTGCTGTGGAATCGCACGTTCGGGAGCCTACAACAGGACACTTACTCCATTTGGCTTTCAG AAAGAGGTGAGGACGCTCTGGGAGGCTACCGATACCTATATTAAGATGAGCCCCTTCATTTTAGCTAACAAAATCAAGAAACCAATTCTACTGTTTCACGGAGAAGAAGACAGCAAAGTAACAACAGCAATGCAG TCAACTCAATTTTACGATGCTTTGAAAAGGCATGGAGCGCCATGCCGCCTGGTGATTCTCCCATTCGAGGGTCACCGATACACtgcaagggagagcattatgcatGTAATTTGGGAGACTGATAGGTGGCTGCAGAAATATTGTGCAAGTAATTAA